Proteins encoded together in one Undibacterium sp. CCC3.4 window:
- a CDS encoding methyl-accepting chemotaxis protein, whose translation MLANLPVSTHEYPFPSGLTLVSVTDLKGRITYCNQAFIELSGFQASELLGQPHNMVRHPDMPEEAFRDMWATIQAGLPWSGMVKNRRKSGDFYWVQANATPMLDGNRITGFLSVRSEPSRAAVREAERLYTLMRGEAKRKQLVHVLRHGKVVRKDLLGRLLGIFQLETAGQLLSIQLLSAGAVAALSLLNLPYAGYGLVVLGIASIAYFGTSQIAVKPLQQLVLDANRLASGDLAHEIATDAAGMAGRLQQALKQMSLNLRTVVHDVRTEVTNLTIGIREVAAGNVDLSARTESQASSLEQTAASMEEITSHVHQSSSAASRGAELAHAASNVSNEGSAAVKSIAEAMGSISASSKKISEMNTLIEGVAFQTNILALNAAVEAAHAGDQGRGFAVVAAEVRALAARTTDAAKSIRTLIIEADNRVTQGGVRTSDATIRMNDVMGSVQQVSTALDAISSSALEEKLSISQINEAVAHMDMLTQQNAALVEQLSAAAQSLQFQSESVNNSMRLFRLEQGEMSLSQLDAIDLRRNAKRLGYE comes from the coding sequence ATGTTAGCCAACTTACCTGTCAGCACGCATGAATACCCTTTCCCATCCGGCTTGACCTTGGTATCGGTCACCGACCTTAAAGGCAGAATCACCTATTGCAATCAAGCATTTATCGAATTGAGCGGGTTTCAGGCCAGCGAATTATTAGGGCAGCCACATAATATGGTGCGGCACCCAGACATGCCGGAGGAAGCATTCAGGGATATGTGGGCAACTATTCAGGCTGGCTTGCCCTGGTCTGGCATGGTAAAAAATCGCCGCAAATCCGGCGATTTTTATTGGGTTCAGGCTAACGCGACACCTATGCTGGATGGAAACCGGATTACCGGTTTTCTTTCCGTTCGGTCGGAGCCAAGCAGGGCCGCAGTCCGCGAGGCTGAGCGCTTATATACCTTGATGAGGGGCGAAGCGAAACGCAAACAGCTCGTACATGTGTTACGGCATGGAAAAGTAGTCCGTAAGGATTTGTTGGGGCGCTTGCTAGGTATTTTTCAATTGGAAACAGCGGGCCAGTTGCTGTCAATACAATTGCTGTCGGCTGGCGCGGTGGCGGCTTTGTCGCTGCTGAACCTCCCCTATGCAGGCTATGGTTTGGTAGTACTCGGTATTGCGTCCATCGCCTATTTCGGTACCAGCCAAATTGCAGTCAAACCACTTCAACAATTGGTGTTGGACGCCAATCGCTTGGCTTCCGGTGATCTCGCACACGAAATTGCGACGGATGCGGCGGGAATGGCTGGCAGATTGCAGCAGGCCTTGAAGCAAATGTCGCTCAACCTAAGAACGGTGGTTCATGATGTGCGCACGGAAGTTACAAATTTAACCATAGGAATTCGCGAAGTAGCGGCGGGCAACGTCGATTTATCTGCCCGCACCGAGTCGCAAGCCAGCAGTCTGGAGCAAACGGCGGCCTCGATGGAGGAAATCACTTCGCATGTGCATCAAAGCAGTTCGGCGGCTAGCCGTGGCGCTGAGCTTGCCCATGCAGCCTCGAACGTCAGCAATGAAGGTAGCGCAGCGGTGAAATCGATCGCTGAAGCGATGGGGAGTATCAGTGCCTCGTCCAAGAAAATCAGTGAAATGAACACCCTGATTGAAGGGGTAGCTTTTCAAACGAATATATTGGCGCTCAACGCGGCCGTCGAAGCGGCACATGCTGGCGATCAAGGTCGCGGATTTGCGGTCGTGGCGGCTGAAGTCAGAGCTTTGGCAGCGCGCACTACCGATGCGGCCAAATCGATTCGGACCCTGATTATTGAAGCCGATAATCGTGTTACGCAAGGCGGCGTCCGAACCAGTGATGCGACGATACGGATGAATGATGTCATGGGATCAGTGCAGCAAGTCAGCACCGCGCTGGACGCGATCAGTTCCAGCGCGCTGGAAGAAAAACTCAGCATCTCGCAAATCAATGAAGCCGTCGCTCACATGGATATGCTCACCCAGCAAAATGCCGCCTTGGTTGAGCAACTGTCGGCCGCTGCGCAATCACTTCAATTTCAATCAGAATCGGTGAATAATTCCATGCGTCTGTTCCGCTTGGAGCAAGGAGAGATGAGCTTGTCCCAACTGGACGCCATTGATTTAAGACGCAATGCAAAACGTCTTGGATATGAATAA
- a CDS encoding cache domain-containing protein translates to MKRYAILGITCLLLTPTLPVFAQTANKFDAIALVDKAVADIEKKGVDEACKEFADPKSGNIQGDLYVFVLDSKMTMVCDAFTPKMNGKDMSLLKDANGKKFVQEMRDMVQSRRSGWVDYVWTNPATKMLEGKTSYVRLASNKYTVGAGIYKTK, encoded by the coding sequence ATGAAACGCTACGCCATCCTCGGCATCACTTGCCTGCTGCTTACCCCTACGCTGCCGGTTTTTGCGCAGACCGCCAATAAGTTTGACGCGATTGCTCTGGTGGATAAGGCGGTGGCAGATATCGAGAAAAAAGGCGTGGACGAAGCCTGTAAAGAGTTCGCTGATCCCAAGAGTGGCAATATTCAGGGTGATCTGTATGTGTTTGTTCTGGACTCGAAAATGACGATGGTCTGCGACGCCTTCACCCCTAAGATGAATGGCAAAGACATGTCGCTGTTGAAGGATGCAAACGGGAAAAAATTTGTACAGGAAATGCGTGACATGGTGCAATCGAGAAGATCCGGCTGGGTTGATTATGTATGGACCAATCCTGCCACCAAAATGCTGGAAGGCAAAACTTCCTATGTCCGCCTGGCGAGTAACAAATACACAGTTGGTGCCGGAATTTATAAGACTAAATAA
- a CDS encoding helix-turn-helix transcriptional regulator — translation MAEFSGLAFNLIKQELQFDASGFCDFTQDSAAGVKLIAAVAHNIDTAEKLSARAEYIQGESIKDGGKLSSDDPALTQALHQPGNAVLLSLDDKAKVKPNVYAYGKKTACLQTLTMALPVPRQSGFQTLSLWRSKSQAEFVEQDHRIANLLLPHVFQAFSIHRQLCISNPDPSGLVGTAICNLSGVLHFIDQTSVSLLQQDFPDWATPFLPPKLLSHLRLSSVKIYISNHFTVRKQVKNHFLFLSFQKTSNLEKLSPTELLIAEMLANNDNYKSIAQRLGSQPSTVRNQAHSIYVKFGISGKAELAKVMQLRYGS, via the coding sequence ATGGCCGAGTTTTCCGGGCTGGCGTTTAACTTGATCAAACAAGAGCTGCAATTTGATGCCAGCGGCTTTTGCGATTTCACGCAGGACTCAGCGGCAGGCGTGAAACTCATCGCGGCAGTCGCGCACAATATCGACACCGCAGAAAAGTTGAGCGCCCGCGCAGAATACATCCAAGGTGAGAGCATCAAGGATGGCGGTAAGCTGTCCAGCGACGATCCTGCGTTGACGCAAGCTCTGCATCAGCCGGGCAATGCCGTATTGTTGTCGCTCGATGACAAGGCCAAAGTTAAGCCGAACGTGTATGCCTATGGCAAAAAAACCGCGTGTCTGCAAACCTTGACCATGGCACTCCCCGTGCCACGGCAAAGCGGCTTCCAAACTCTATCTCTTTGGCGGAGTAAAAGTCAGGCCGAATTCGTCGAACAAGATCACCGTATCGCCAACCTGCTTTTGCCACATGTGTTTCAGGCATTTTCGATACATCGACAACTGTGTATCAGCAATCCCGATCCTTCCGGTTTGGTGGGTACAGCGATATGCAACTTGTCCGGTGTCTTGCATTTCATCGACCAAACCTCAGTGAGCTTGTTACAGCAGGATTTTCCTGACTGGGCGACGCCGTTTCTGCCGCCCAAGCTGTTGAGCCATTTACGTTTAAGCTCAGTGAAAATTTACATCAGCAACCACTTTACCGTGCGTAAACAAGTTAAAAACCATTTCTTGTTTCTCAGCTTCCAAAAAACCAGTAACTTGGAAAAATTGTCGCCGACCGAATTGCTGATTGCCGAAATGTTGGCAAATAATGACAATTACAAATCCATCGCCCAGCGCTTAGGCAGCCAGCCAAGTACGGTCAGGAATCAAGCCCACAGTATCTATGTGAAGTTCGGCATTTCGGGTAAGGCGGAACTGGCGAAAGTAATGCAACTTCGCTACGGCAGCTGA
- a CDS encoding methyl-accepting chemotaxis protein, whose product MNFTTTNGLSIQAKLRLGFGLILALLIVVTIIGIAQVNAISRGLITIGDVNSVKQRYAINFRGSVHDRAIALRDVVLVASDEELRTVLQRIASLSADYEKSAGPLDTIFSSSNAPSNDEKQILSSIKETESRTMPLIAKVILLRQSGDTDQAKQLLLNEAKPAFVEWLGRINKLIDYEENLNHVESAAARASANGFQTLMLSMCLGALLVGTLVATFIARTITAAMGGEPREASAVAQNIAAGDLAAEIHKAANDNSSVLAAMSEMRTSLVNIVSQVRSTTDAIYSGSAEIALGNQDLSARTEQQALVLEKTAAAMTELTATVKQNAGNAREANQLAQSASDVAVKGGTVVARVVDTMESINSSAKKIVDIIGVIDGIAFQTNILALNAAVEAARAGDQGRGFAVVASEVRNLAQRSAAAAKEIKTLIGDSVEKCAMGSQLVSEAGSTMEEIVGSVKKVTDIMGEIMLASDEQSTGIDEVHQAISQMDQVTQQNAAMVEEAAGSAASLQMLATTLSEHVAIFKLLPAGETSVRPAARHNPGHAKVALRLR is encoded by the coding sequence ATGAATTTCACTACAACAAATGGACTTTCCATCCAAGCCAAACTCCGACTCGGCTTTGGTTTGATTTTGGCGTTGCTGATCGTCGTCACGATTATCGGCATTGCCCAAGTCAATGCGATTTCCCGCGGACTCATTACGATCGGTGACGTCAATAGTGTCAAACAACGTTACGCTATCAATTTTCGTGGCAGCGTCCATGATCGTGCCATTGCCTTACGCGATGTGGTCTTGGTGGCGAGTGATGAAGAGTTGCGGACGGTGTTGCAGCGTATTGCCAGCCTGAGCGCCGATTACGAAAAATCGGCCGGGCCACTCGACACAATTTTCAGCAGTTCGAATGCCCCCAGTAATGATGAAAAGCAGATCTTGAGCAGTATTAAAGAAACCGAGTCGCGCACCATGCCATTGATCGCGAAGGTAATCTTGCTACGGCAATCGGGCGACACCGATCAAGCCAAGCAATTATTACTGAACGAAGCCAAACCTGCCTTTGTCGAATGGCTGGGGCGGATTAACAAGCTCATCGACTATGAAGAAAATTTGAACCATGTCGAATCGGCTGCGGCGCGCGCCAGCGCGAATGGTTTTCAAACCTTGATGCTGTCGATGTGTCTCGGTGCACTGTTAGTCGGCACCCTGGTGGCGACCTTCATTGCCCGTACCATTACTGCGGCCATGGGTGGTGAGCCGCGCGAAGCCAGTGCGGTGGCGCAAAATATTGCGGCCGGCGACTTGGCGGCGGAAATTCATAAGGCCGCCAATGACAATAGCAGTGTCTTGGCGGCGATGAGCGAAATGCGCACAAGTTTGGTGAATATCGTGAGCCAGGTGCGCAGTACCACCGATGCGATTTACAGCGGCTCGGCCGAAATCGCATTGGGTAATCAGGATCTATCTGCGCGCACCGAGCAACAGGCGCTGGTGTTGGAGAAAACCGCGGCGGCGATGACGGAATTGACGGCGACCGTGAAACAGAATGCCGGCAATGCCAGAGAAGCCAATCAGTTGGCGCAGTCGGCTTCGGATGTTGCCGTCAAGGGTGGGACGGTGGTAGCGCGGGTCGTCGACACGATGGAGTCGATCAACAGCTCAGCGAAAAAAATCGTTGATATTATTGGCGTGATTGATGGCATCGCCTTTCAAACCAATATTCTGGCCTTGAATGCGGCAGTGGAAGCGGCACGTGCCGGCGATCAGGGGCGCGGATTTGCGGTCGTGGCCAGCGAAGTGCGCAATTTGGCGCAACGCAGTGCCGCGGCAGCCAAAGAGATCAAGACCCTCATCGGTGATTCGGTAGAAAAATGTGCGATGGGCAGTCAGCTCGTTTCCGAAGCCGGCAGCACCATGGAAGAGATCGTCGGTAGTGTGAAGAAGGTGACCGACATCATGGGTGAAATCATGCTCGCCAGTGATGAGCAAAGTACCGGCATCGACGAGGTGCATCAAGCGATCAGTCAAATGGACCAAGTGACGCAGCAAAATGCCGCGATGGTTGAGGAAGCGGCTGGTTCGGCAGCGAGTCTGCAAATGCTGGCGACGACTTTATCTGAGCATGTTGCGATTTTTAAATTGCTACCGGCTGGCGAGACGAGTGTACGACCGGCAGCACGCCATAACCCAGGCCATGCCAAGGTCGCATTGAGACTGCGCTGA
- a CDS encoding cache domain-containing protein yields the protein MKRYAILGITCLLLAPTLSVHAQTANKFDAITLVDKAVANIEKKGVEEACKDFADTKGGYILGDLYVFVQDAQVMMVCHATTPRMNGKDMSLLKDANGKRFSQEMRDVAQSKKSGWVDYVWVNPVTKALEEKTSYVRLASGQYTVGAGIYKPK from the coding sequence ATGAAACGCTACGCCATCCTCGGCATCACTTGCCTGCTGCTTGCCCCTACGCTATCGGTGCATGCGCAGACCGCCAACAAGTTCGATGCGATTACGCTCGTCGACAAGGCTGTGGCAAATATAGAGAAAAAAGGGGTGGAAGAAGCCTGTAAAGACTTCGCTGATACTAAGGGGGGCTATATTCTGGGGGATCTGTATGTGTTTGTTCAGGATGCGCAAGTGATGATGGTCTGCCACGCCACCACACCTAGAATGAATGGCAAAGACATGTCGCTGTTGAAGGACGCAAACGGGAAAAGATTTTCGCAGGAAATGCGCGACGTCGCGCAATCGAAAAAATCCGGCTGGGTCGATTATGTCTGGGTCAATCCTGTCACCAAGGCGCTGGAAGAAAAAACCTCCTATGTCCGCTTGGCGAGTGGCCAATATACAGTTGGCGCTGGGATTTATAAGCCAAAGTAA
- a CDS encoding IS3 family transposase (programmed frameshift) translates to MTGNKKYEATFKLEVARMVLDQGVAVAKIVKDMGIGETAVRRWVEQYRAEQGGQAGIGKPLSAELQRIRQLEQENRLLRSDNDLLKKAFGLLCTRNEMIYELVDHWQTKATVAQLCRLLGASRSGYYAAKAKTKMTAICVTSVHLKAEFAASGRSYGSRRLVSALHAKNIVIGRYKVRRLMREAQIKTVWKRKFINTTDSKHDLPIASNILNRQFNPAEPNRAWTSDITYVRTRTGWLYLAVVMELFSRKIIGWAMGPTMPAELVCRALRMAVEARKPAAGLILHSDRGSQYASHEYQHLLKQHGLVCSMSRKGNCWDNAAMERFFLNLKMERVWQRDYANQMEATKDIIEYIVGFYNCLRLHSTLGNLPPTEFFKLVVA, encoded by the exons ATGACTGGGAATAAAAAATACGAAGCTACTTTTAAACTTGAAGTGGCCCGGATGGTGCTGGATCAAGGCGTAGCGGTTGCTAAAATCGTGAAAGATATGGGTATTGGAGAAACCGCCGTGCGGCGCTGGGTTGAACAATATCGCGCTGAACAAGGTGGCCAGGCTGGCATAGGGAAACCACTGTCTGCCGAGCTGCAACGGATTCGCCAACTCGAACAAGAAAACCGTCTACTGCGTTCGGACAATGACCTGTTAAAAAAAGCAT TCGGCCTTCTTTGCACGCGAAATGAAATGATCTACGAGTTAGTCGATCATTGGCAAACGAAGGCCACGGTAGCACAACTGTGTCGTCTCTTGGGAGCGAGCCGGTCTGGCTACTACGCAGCAAAAGCAAAGACAAAAATGACCGCAATATGTGTCACCAGCGTGCATCTGAAAGCGGAATTCGCTGCCAGTGGCCGCAGTTATGGCAGCCGTCGCCTGGTCAGTGCACTGCACGCCAAGAACATCGTCATTGGCCGCTACAAAGTACGGCGCTTAATGCGTGAAGCCCAGATCAAAACCGTCTGGAAGAGAAAATTTATCAACACGACAGATAGCAAACATGATTTACCAATAGCGAGCAATATTCTCAATAGACAGTTCAACCCAGCAGAGCCCAATCGCGCCTGGACTTCCGATATTACCTATGTCCGTACGCGTACTGGCTGGTTGTATTTGGCGGTCGTGATGGAGTTATTCTCACGAAAAATCATAGGCTGGGCAATGGGGCCAACGATGCCAGCTGAATTGGTTTGTCGGGCGCTACGGATGGCGGTTGAGGCACGTAAGCCGGCAGCGGGTTTAATTTTGCATTCCGACCGTGGCAGTCAATATGCCAGTCATGAATACCAACATTTACTCAAACAACATGGCCTTGTTTGCAGTATGAGCCGTAAAGGAAACTGCTGGGATAACGCGGCGATGGAACGCTTCTTCTTAAATTTAAAGATGGAGCGTGTCTGGCAACGCGATTACGCGAATCAAATGGAAGCCACAAAAGACATCATTGAATACATCGTAGGCTTTTATAACTGCTTACGATTGCATTCAACGCTGGGCAATTTGCCGCCCACGGAGTTTTTCAAGCTAGTTGTCGCCTAA
- a CDS encoding HipA domain-containing protein, protein MARKSKLANVWLDDVRFGEPLYIGDLIIPEHSDTPAAFSYSQAWLTEANAFAIDPYLPLVAGPQYPVKGTLAGIFRDTAPDRWGRVLIERREALLAIRESRANRTLFDLDFLLAVQDVSRMGGLRFKDEQEEFISSGEFAVPPVSKLRELQALAARIQDVGIESLPEYEQWLAMLMAPGTSLGGARPKASFEDTDGSLWIAKFPAQDDRYDIGKWEYLAHRLARNSGIAVPNSRLEQLGGQYHTFCVNRFDRVGHRRRMYASAMTMSGKQDGEPSSYLDIAQVITDHGARGHVDFDLAELFRRLMFNVAIGNRDDHLRNHGFLREESGWRLAPAFDMNPNPAKREHALDLGAKSTPDTALDAAISTHEFYRLTDSEAALILGVCQTTCRTTRQAACFISSV, encoded by the coding sequence ATGGCACGTAAATCAAAGCTGGCCAATGTATGGCTTGATGACGTCCGATTCGGGGAACCTTTATATATAGGCGATTTAATTATCCCTGAGCATAGCGATACGCCAGCGGCCTTCAGCTATTCGCAAGCGTGGCTAACGGAGGCGAATGCCTTTGCTATTGATCCTTATTTGCCGTTGGTTGCAGGACCCCAATATCCTGTCAAAGGAACGCTGGCCGGTATTTTCCGTGATACTGCCCCAGACAGATGGGGCAGGGTGCTGATTGAGCGACGCGAGGCATTGTTAGCGATTCGGGAGTCAAGAGCGAATCGAACCTTATTTGACCTCGATTTTCTGTTGGCAGTACAAGACGTATCCCGTATGGGAGGTCTTAGGTTCAAGGACGAGCAAGAGGAATTTATTTCGAGTGGTGAGTTTGCGGTTCCTCCCGTAAGTAAATTACGTGAGCTGCAGGCCTTAGCTGCGCGCATACAAGATGTTGGCATTGAATCCTTACCCGAGTATGAGCAATGGTTGGCCATGTTGATGGCGCCTGGCACATCGCTCGGTGGAGCTCGGCCGAAAGCCAGCTTTGAAGACACGGACGGGTCGCTGTGGATTGCCAAATTTCCAGCGCAAGATGATCGCTACGATATCGGGAAGTGGGAGTATCTGGCACATCGGTTGGCGAGAAACTCTGGCATTGCAGTTCCGAACTCCAGGCTGGAACAACTCGGCGGGCAATACCATACATTTTGTGTCAATCGCTTCGATCGAGTGGGGCACCGCCGCCGAATGTACGCTTCTGCGATGACCATGAGCGGCAAGCAGGACGGTGAGCCGAGCAGCTATCTTGATATTGCTCAGGTTATCACCGACCACGGCGCGCGTGGTCATGTGGATTTTGATTTGGCGGAGCTGTTTCGCAGGTTAATGTTTAATGTGGCGATCGGAAACAGAGATGACCATTTGCGTAATCATGGCTTTTTAAGGGAAGAATCGGGCTGGCGACTTGCTCCCGCTTTTGACATGAATCCAAATCCAGCAAAGCGTGAGCATGCTTTGGATTTGGGGGCTAAAAGCACACCGGATACTGCGCTCGATGCTGCAATTTCTACTCATGAGTTCTATCGACTAACGGATTCCGAGGCCGCTCTTATTCTCGGTGTTTGTCAAACAACCTGTCGCACAACCCGTCAAGCCGCCTGCTTCATTTCTTCCGTTTGA
- a CDS encoding helix-turn-helix domain-containing protein: MTKKSVTLYPGQTAQMSAFGDRIRLARLRRKLTTTLFSERMGVSRETLRRVENGDPTVAFGSYLSALQTLGLSADVNKLANDDVLGRKLQDAMLIKQPSRTVAKNTNKRTFKSPVIEGPLQEGRQSLASQVLAKYKTKSVLSDKD, translated from the coding sequence ATGACTAAAAAATCCGTCACTCTCTATCCAGGCCAAACGGCACAGATGTCTGCCTTTGGTGATCGTATTCGTCTTGCACGATTGCGGCGTAAGCTCACGACCACGTTGTTTTCGGAGCGTATGGGTGTTTCTAGAGAGACCCTGCGCAGGGTCGAGAACGGCGATCCAACGGTCGCTTTTGGCTCTTACTTGAGCGCACTGCAGACACTTGGTTTGAGTGCGGATGTGAATAAGCTTGCAAATGATGACGTGCTTGGGAGAAAACTTCAAGACGCTATGCTGATCAAGCAGCCTAGCCGAACAGTAGCAAAAAACACAAATAAGCGGACGTTTAAATCACCCGTTATCGAAGGACCTTTGCAAGAGGGCAGGCAATCTCTGGCCAGTCAGGTCTTGGCGAAATACAAAACTAAATCCGTCTTGAGTGATAAGGATTAG
- a CDS encoding MFS transporter, giving the protein MEIPRQTIPRRRWGIGALLGIGILINYIDRIGLSVAAPQIQQLFQLSAVELGLLFSAFAWSYAVLQIPVGMVIDRFGPMRVGRWGAFLWGVASTITAFSSGFAGIFIARILLGVAEAPAFPVSSKATGYWFPRRERGLATAIFDAAAKFSNVIGVPLVAVTVVSFGWRWGFGLTAILSFAYFIAFFILYRDPSTDPHLSPQEYAYIRDGGAAVEGPAEAGAIGMLAYLLRQRKVWGLTIGFAAYGYSFYLFLTWLPGYLVQTMHMSILKSAAYAAIPWIFATITDLFVGGWLIDHLIARGRDESTVRKTVLVVGMLFGLAVFGATQTVDPVWAIFWISIALGGLASAAPVGWSLPSLIAPKGGAGTIAGMMNFVNNLMGAAAPIVTGFIVGATNSFSNAFLVAGVILIIGIVSFVFVLGRIEAIPEPQAAASEPSV; this is encoded by the coding sequence ATGGAAATACCAAGGCAAACTATTCCGCGCCGACGCTGGGGCATCGGTGCACTGCTCGGCATCGGTATATTGATCAATTACATCGATCGCATCGGCTTGTCAGTGGCTGCGCCACAAATTCAACAATTATTCCAACTGAGCGCAGTCGAGCTTGGCCTGTTGTTCAGTGCCTTTGCCTGGTCGTATGCGGTCCTGCAGATTCCGGTCGGCATGGTGATCGATCGTTTCGGTCCTATGCGAGTGGGGCGCTGGGGCGCATTTCTATGGGGCGTGGCTTCGACCATCACCGCGTTTTCAAGTGGCTTTGCCGGTATTTTCATCGCCCGCATTCTCTTAGGCGTGGCGGAAGCGCCGGCCTTCCCGGTCAGCTCTAAAGCCACCGGCTACTGGTTCCCGCGGCGCGAACGCGGGCTGGCTACCGCCATCTTTGATGCGGCCGCCAAATTCTCCAATGTCATCGGTGTGCCCTTGGTGGCCGTGACCGTCGTCAGCTTCGGCTGGCGCTGGGGCTTCGGTTTGACAGCGATCTTAAGCTTCGCCTACTTCATCGCCTTCTTCATACTCTATCGCGACCCCAGCACCGATCCCCATTTGTCGCCGCAGGAATATGCGTATATCCGTGATGGCGGTGCGGCCGTGGAAGGGCCGGCCGAAGCCGGTGCGATCGGCATGCTCGCCTATCTGCTGAGGCAGCGCAAAGTGTGGGGCTTGACCATAGGCTTTGCCGCATACGGCTATTCGTTTTATTTGTTCCTGACTTGGTTGCCCGGTTACTTGGTTCAGACCATGCACATGAGCATACTCAAATCGGCTGCGTACGCCGCCATCCCTTGGATCTTCGCTACCATCACCGATCTATTCGTCGGCGGCTGGCTGATCGATCATTTGATTGCACGTGGTCGTGATGAATCGACGGTGCGCAAGACTGTGCTTGTCGTCGGCATGCTGTTCGGTTTGGCCGTCTTCGGTGCTACCCAAACAGTCGATCCGGTCTGGGCAATTTTCTGGATCTCGATCGCACTCGGCGGTCTGGCATCGGCCGCGCCGGTCGGTTGGTCATTACCGTCACTGATCGCACCTAAAGGTGGGGCCGGTACCATCGCCGGGATGATGAACTTTGTCAATAACCTCATGGGTGCTGCCGCCCCGATTGTCACCGGCTTCATCGTCGGTGCCACCAATTCCTTCAGCAACGCCTTTCTGGTCGCTGGCGTGATTCTCATTATTGGCATTGTGTCGTTTGTGTTTGTGTTGGGGCGAATCGAAGCGATTCCCGAGCCGCAAGCTGCCGCTTCCGAACCCTCAGTTTAA
- a CDS encoding manganese efflux pump MntP family protein, producing the protein MNLAATAVLSLAMSTDAFAAALGKGATLHKPHWREALRTGAIFGIIEAITPIIGWASGQVAAPYVSAWDHWIAFTLLSVLGLRMMQAGFAEPEADVNKPGSHSFWVLALTGFATSIDAMVVGVGLAMMGADILVTAAAIGLSTFIMVTIGVMLGRVLGVIAGRRAEVLGGMLLVGIGCLILYEHIGKVA; encoded by the coding sequence ATGAATTTAGCCGCTACTGCTGTACTCTCACTCGCTATGTCGACCGATGCCTTTGCTGCTGCGCTAGGAAAAGGCGCGACACTACACAAACCACATTGGCGCGAAGCATTACGAACCGGTGCTATTTTTGGAATAATCGAAGCGATAACACCGATCATCGGCTGGGCTTCAGGCCAAGTGGCGGCACCGTATGTGTCTGCGTGGGATCACTGGATTGCCTTCACTCTGTTGAGCGTTCTGGGTTTGCGAATGATGCAGGCCGGATTTGCAGAACCAGAAGCCGATGTAAATAAGCCTGGCAGCCATTCTTTTTGGGTCTTGGCCCTCACCGGATTTGCCACCAGTATCGATGCCATGGTGGTCGGCGTGGGACTGGCGATGATGGGTGCAGATATTCTCGTCACCGCAGCTGCCATTGGCCTCTCTACCTTTATCATGGTGACCATCGGCGTAATGCTTGGAAGGGTATTGGGCGTCATTGCCGGCAGGCGTGCTGAAGTGCTGGGTGGAATGCTCTTGGTCGGAATTGGATGCCTCATCCTCTACGAGCACATCGGCAAAGTAGCCTAA
- a CDS encoding gluconokinase, translating into MNHQTLQQSSPARWIVMGVCACGKSEIGARLAHQLGWRFSEGDSFHPPANVARMAAGIPLSDHDRSGWLLSLQAEIRAAEQSGEGLVLSCSALKRRYRDVLRQGDAQLRFIHLDGSAALLAARLQARPGHFMPLSLLDSQLQALEPLGADEAGLTVSIAATPDSITRRILAAINGTCKS; encoded by the coding sequence TACAACAATCGTCGCCGGCACGCTGGATCGTGATGGGCGTGTGTGCCTGCGGAAAAAGTGAAATCGGCGCACGCCTGGCGCATCAACTCGGGTGGCGTTTTTCCGAGGGCGATAGCTTTCATCCACCGGCTAATGTCGCACGCATGGCTGCCGGCATCCCCTTATCCGACCACGACAGGAGCGGCTGGCTGCTGAGCTTGCAAGCCGAAATTCGTGCTGCAGAGCAAAGTGGTGAAGGCCTGGTCTTGTCGTGTTCGGCGCTCAAGCGTCGCTATCGCGATGTGCTGCGTCAAGGCGATGCACAGCTACGCTTCATTCATCTCGATGGCAGCGCGGCGCTGCTGGCGGCACGCCTGCAAGCACGGCCTGGCCACTTCATGCCACTCTCGCTGCTGGACAGTCAATTGCAAGCGCTTGAGCCACTCGGTGCCGATGAAGCCGGTCTGACTGTCAGCATCGCCGCGACTCCCGACAGCATCACGCGTCGCATTCTCGCTGCCATCAATGGCACGTGCAAGTCGTAG
- a CDS encoding DUF3096 domain-containing protein gives MNLHLSLLPLVSLIAGILILIMPKLLHILIALYLIVIGLIGLFGNGHLYLR, from the coding sequence ATGAACCTCCACTTGTCACTGCTACCCTTGGTTTCCCTGATTGCCGGCATTCTGATTCTGATCATGCCGAAATTATTACATATCCTTATCGCGCTGTATTTGATCGTGATCGGCTTGATTGGCTTGTTCGGCAACGGCCACCTGTATCTGCGCTGA